A stretch of Alkalicella caledoniensis DNA encodes these proteins:
- a CDS encoding SWIM zinc finger family protein has translation MAGFPKYESAASKKAKAQKALDKARKGNPDIEPVIIEGRNIANTWWGKAWNSNLESYADYSNRIGRGKSYVRNNTVLDLKISKGKVYAKVQGSRSRPYSVDVSIDPLETTKWGKIIELCNNKIESLEQLLHGEFPVELEALFKEKQYGIFPAPREIHFDCSCPDWAYMCKHVAAVLYSIGARLDKNPMLFFELRDLDGQELVKKTMEAKIDIMLVNVGKKSEREVAEDDIVGLFGL, from the coding sequence ATGGCGGGTTTTCCAAAATATGAATCGGCAGCCAGTAAAAAAGCTAAAGCTCAAAAGGCACTAGATAAAGCAAGAAAAGGCAATCCAGATATAGAACCAGTGATTATTGAAGGGAGAAACATAGCCAATACTTGGTGGGGGAAAGCATGGAATTCAAATCTAGAAAGCTATGCTGATTACAGTAACCGAATTGGTAGGGGTAAAAGCTATGTCCGTAACAATACGGTACTGGACTTGAAAATTTCAAAGGGAAAGGTGTATGCAAAGGTACAGGGTAGTAGAAGTAGACCATATAGTGTGGATGTGAGTATAGACCCGCTAGAAACTACGAAGTGGGGGAAAATAATAGAGTTATGTAACAATAAAATAGAGTCCCTAGAACAATTACTACATGGAGAATTCCCTGTGGAACTTGAGGCACTGTTTAAGGAAAAACAGTATGGGATTTTCCCAGCTCCAAGGGAGATTCATTTTGATTGTAGTTGCCCAGATTGGGCCTATATGTGTAAACACGTAGCAGCAGTATTATATAGTATAGGGGCTAGACTTGATAAAAACCCAATGCTATTTTTTGAGTTAAGGGATTTAGATGGACAAGAACTTGTTAAAAAAACAATGGAAGCCAAGATTGATATCATGTTAGTAAATGTTGGGAAAAAAAGTGAGCGGGAAGTTGCAGAGGATGATATTGTAGGTTTGTTTGGGCTATAG
- a CDS encoding DEAD/DEAH box helicase, protein MPQKKLKVSQELRAYFLPQGFVIEEINPESEEILLRWEERFKEDKYKALFHLAFKERYNWFSPALEYLYQVAYLVIEKLTQQPDIELVRENVELSLSDDEFYNLREKVPFAIGMEYVDNGWLDHLIGELLAVYRAEIKDFEGTVARYFAEYNSNINVVGRVFFHLVETGEDQYPFAFMATYTTKPVKSKRAMHTPLKNALREFEGDEKKLLALISTVIKAAHKSSFISQLMESGELFSPIKITVDEAHTILKELEIYEEAGIRCRVPNWWRKKNNSINLSIKVGDKQPSKVGLDAIMDFSPMLNIGDETLTKKELEALLVMGEGLIQYKGKWVEIDKKRLNEVLEVFNRVRDHVNDANLSLGDAMRMELNIRESMNIFDNDIEVTMNHGKWYREMLEKFRDPSKIEEVSTVPSFEATLRTYQERGYQWLNYMSELGLGACLADDMGLGKTVQIIAFLEYIRVQFGGKVLLILPASLIGNWQREIEKFAPEMKYQILHRSDAKTSQSLEISESAFLCITTYGMAVRMTSIKEQKWDYLILDEAQAIKNPGTKQTKAVKSIPAKMRIAMTGTPIENNLGDLWSLFDFLNHGLLGTAKEFTNFTKNLSFDGLGYAKLRKIIQPFILRRLKTDKSIIADLPEKLEINSYTTLSKRQVTLYKKLIKEIEEKLIEAEGIERKGLVLSSIMKFKQICNHPDQYLGREDYKPDHSGKFENLREICETVREKRERVLVFTQFREMTEPISEYLQSIFGKEGFVLHGGTPVKKRNEMVEKFNGESYVPFMVLSLKAGGVGLNLTAANHVIHFDRWWNPAVENQATDRAFRIGQRKDVMVHKFVTKGTIEEKINSMIEEKQKLSGDILQEAGEQWITEYSNDELMEIFSLGGGV, encoded by the coding sequence CTCTGTTCCACCTTGCTTTTAAGGAGAGATATAATTGGTTTTCCCCAGCCCTAGAGTACCTTTATCAGGTGGCTTACTTAGTCATTGAGAAACTCACTCAACAGCCTGATATTGAACTAGTTAGGGAAAATGTGGAACTGTCACTCTCTGATGATGAGTTTTATAACTTACGAGAAAAAGTACCTTTTGCCATTGGTATGGAATATGTGGACAATGGATGGTTGGACCATTTAATAGGGGAGTTATTAGCTGTTTACAGAGCTGAAATAAAAGATTTTGAGGGCACAGTTGCCCGTTACTTTGCAGAATACAATTCCAATATAAATGTAGTTGGGAGGGTATTTTTCCACTTGGTGGAGACGGGTGAGGATCAATACCCCTTTGCCTTTATGGCAACCTACACCACAAAACCCGTTAAAAGCAAACGTGCCATGCATACACCCCTGAAAAATGCTTTAAGGGAGTTTGAGGGTGATGAAAAAAAGCTCCTCGCCCTCATTTCTACAGTGATAAAGGCTGCCCATAAAAGTAGCTTTATCTCTCAGTTAATGGAGAGTGGTGAACTGTTTTCTCCAATTAAAATAACTGTGGATGAAGCACATACTATATTAAAGGAACTAGAAATATACGAAGAGGCAGGAATCCGTTGTCGGGTTCCCAATTGGTGGCGGAAGAAAAATAACTCAATCAATCTTTCCATAAAGGTGGGAGATAAACAACCATCTAAGGTTGGCTTAGATGCCATTATGGATTTTTCTCCCATGTTGAACATTGGAGATGAAACCCTTACGAAAAAAGAGCTAGAAGCTTTACTAGTGATGGGTGAGGGACTGATTCAATATAAAGGTAAATGGGTAGAAATTGACAAAAAGAGATTGAATGAGGTCCTTGAGGTTTTCAATAGAGTTAGAGATCATGTCAATGATGCAAATCTTTCCCTTGGTGATGCCATGCGAATGGAATTGAATATTAGAGAGTCTATGAATATTTTTGATAATGATATAGAAGTTACCATGAACCATGGAAAATGGTACAGGGAGATGTTAGAGAAATTCCGTGATCCCTCCAAAATTGAAGAGGTCAGTACTGTTCCTTCCTTTGAAGCCACATTACGTACTTATCAAGAACGAGGTTATCAGTGGCTTAACTACATGTCAGAGCTTGGTCTTGGGGCGTGTTTAGCAGATGACATGGGTCTAGGTAAAACAGTTCAAATAATTGCTTTTCTGGAGTATATTAGGGTGCAATTCGGAGGAAAAGTCCTGCTTATATTACCTGCTTCTTTGATCGGAAACTGGCAAAGGGAAATAGAAAAATTTGCCCCTGAAATGAAATATCAAATTTTACACAGAAGCGATGCTAAAACATCTCAATCCCTTGAAATTAGTGAATCGGCATTTTTATGTATAACCACATATGGTATGGCAGTGCGTATGACATCAATAAAGGAACAAAAATGGGATTATCTCATCTTAGATGAGGCTCAAGCCATCAAAAATCCTGGCACAAAGCAGACAAAGGCAGTTAAGTCTATCCCAGCTAAAATGCGTATTGCAATGACAGGAACACCCATAGAAAACAATTTAGGTGATTTATGGTCATTATTTGACTTTTTAAACCATGGATTGTTAGGTACAGCAAAGGAATTTACAAATTTCACTAAAAATCTGTCATTTGACGGTCTAGGATATGCTAAGCTAAGAAAAATAATACAACCCTTTATTCTGAGGAGATTAAAAACTGATAAAAGTATCATCGCTGATCTTCCAGAAAAACTGGAAATAAACTCATATACTACACTTTCGAAAAGGCAAGTGACCCTTTATAAGAAGTTAATCAAAGAGATTGAAGAAAAGTTAATAGAAGCTGAGGGAATAGAACGTAAGGGCCTAGTTTTATCCAGTATTATGAAGTTTAAGCAAATTTGTAATCACCCTGACCAGTATTTAGGAAGAGAAGACTATAAGCCAGATCATAGCGGTAAATTTGAGAACTTGAGGGAGATTTGCGAGACAGTTCGGGAAAAAAGAGAAAGGGTGTTAGTTTTCACTCAATTTAGGGAAATGACAGAACCAATCTCGGAATATTTACAGAGTATCTTTGGTAAAGAAGGTTTTGTACTCCATGGGGGTACTCCAGTCAAAAAAAGAAATGAGATGGTAGAGAAGTTTAATGGTGAAAGTTATGTGCCATTTATGGTGCTATCTTTAAAAGCTGGAGGTGTGGGGCTTAACTTAACGGCTGCTAATCACGTAATACATTTTGATAGATGGTGGAACCCAGCTGTTGAAAATCAAGCCACTGACAGGGCATTTCGTATTGGGCAGAGAAAAGATGTTATGGTACATAAATTTGTTACAAAAGGGACAATTGAGGAAAAGATTAATTCAATGATCGAAGAGAAACAAAAATTATCGGGAGATATCCTACAAGAAGCAGGAGAACAGTGGATCACTGAGTACAGTAATGATGAGTTAATGGAGATATTCTCTTTAGGTGGTGGAGTGTAA